In Arachis hypogaea cultivar Tifrunner chromosome 2, arahy.Tifrunner.gnm2.J5K5, whole genome shotgun sequence, a genomic segment contains:
- the LOC112742676 gene encoding uncharacterized protein isoform X1, translated as MLVPHPRNSRVYIAPFFFFFIFHTFFTGSILCAEVSLSSIEIFKTHEWLKVTPTVYFLCKGENKTVFPDVKKAHVFYDFNGQESWQPLTNFSSKKCKRCGFYEEDSIKSDDVFDEWEFCPSDFTASNAEYIRFKEKEFNATFLCSECLSIPGVASLSGEPGRNAMHVAVVVLLCGLVSAILAVGVVIAYKFWQKKRREQDQARFLKLFEDGDDIEDELGLGTVI; from the exons ATGTTGGTTCCTCATCCCCGCAACTCTAGGGTTTACATTGccccgttcttcttcttcttcatattcCACACCTTCTTCACTG GGTCAATTTTATGTGCAGAAGTGTCGCTGAGTTCAATTGAGATATTTAAGACTCACGAGTGGCTGAAAGTGACTCCAACTGTTTATTTCTTGTGCAAAGGGGAGAACAAAACGGTGTTTCCAGATGTGAAAAAAGCCCACGTCTTCTATGATTTTAATGGTCAAGAATCTTGGCAg CCTTTGACCAACTTTTCAAGTAAAAAATGCAAGAGGTGTGGATTCTATGAAGAAGACAGCATTAAATCTGACGACGTGTTTGATGAATGGGAGTTTTGTCCTTCAGATTTTACTGCATCTAATGCTGAATATATCCGGTTCAAGGAAAAGGAATTCAATGCTACTTTCCTATGCTCAGAGTGCTTATCTATACCTGGTG TTGCTAGCTTGTCTGGTGAGCCTGGTAGGAACGCAATGCATGTAGCAGTTGTAGTTTTGCTATGTGGCTTAGTCTCAGCTATATTGGCAGTTGGAGTGGTCATCGCGTATAAGTTCTGGCAAAAGAAAAGAAGGGAGCAGGATCAGGCGCGGTTCCTAAAGTTATTTGAAGATGGAGATGACATTGAGGATGAGCTGGGCCTTGGTACTGTGATATGA
- the LOC112742676 gene encoding uncharacterized protein isoform X2, with translation MLVPHPRNSRVYIAPFFFFFIFHTFFTGSILCAEVSLSSIEIFKTHEWLKVTPTVYFLCKGENKTVFPDVKKAHVFYDFNGQESWQPLTNFSSKKCKRCGFYEEDSIKSDDVFDEWEFCPSDFTASNAEYIRFKEKEFNATFLCSECLSIPGVGVVIAYKFWQKKRREQDQARFLKLFEDGDDIEDELGLGTVI, from the exons ATGTTGGTTCCTCATCCCCGCAACTCTAGGGTTTACATTGccccgttcttcttcttcttcatattcCACACCTTCTTCACTG GGTCAATTTTATGTGCAGAAGTGTCGCTGAGTTCAATTGAGATATTTAAGACTCACGAGTGGCTGAAAGTGACTCCAACTGTTTATTTCTTGTGCAAAGGGGAGAACAAAACGGTGTTTCCAGATGTGAAAAAAGCCCACGTCTTCTATGATTTTAATGGTCAAGAATCTTGGCAg CCTTTGACCAACTTTTCAAGTAAAAAATGCAAGAGGTGTGGATTCTATGAAGAAGACAGCATTAAATCTGACGACGTGTTTGATGAATGGGAGTTTTGTCCTTCAGATTTTACTGCATCTAATGCTGAATATATCCGGTTCAAGGAAAAGGAATTCAATGCTACTTTCCTATGCTCAGAGTGCTTATCTATACCTGGTG TTGGAGTGGTCATCGCGTATAAGTTCTGGCAAAAGAAAAGAAGGGAGCAGGATCAGGCGCGGTTCCTAAAGTTATTTGAAGATGGAGATGACATTGAGGATGAGCTGGGCCTTGGTACTGTGATATGA